Proteins from a genomic interval of Cupriavidus sp. P-10:
- a CDS encoding amidohydrolase — MSAQLDLIFHGGNIVTMAEDTSAVEAVGVVAGRIVMVGALDAIRQHCGAATREVDLAGATLLPGFIEPHGHPLKTAMYRGTPVIDARPETTPTYAALMAMVRRRVAKAAPGEWLHFFGLDPQRHPDMREPTLAELDEIAPANPLSIQTSNAHALFANSLAFGRRGWDKKTPAPPAGIICLDDNGELTGKVEERAVAIFLEPMYAERGDEGTWQAFDEWLAKHIKAGITTCTEIGMIPGFEPTYERYLQMDDVPMRVVGYEQANVDGKSHLRFEKQHAWLNMVGVKLWGDGSPFVGNIAVTHPYLNNEITLKRMGLPANNTGHMNFTLEALQKFVPAYAAAGRQVATHVQGDRTIDLILDLYESILDTLPRQDHRFRLEHCALMRDDQIERAKRLGVVCSFFPGHLYYWGEPLADYLFGEDVAARYMPIGSAAAAGMRFSLHSDAPMTDPNPLLCMQIATTRRTHAGRVLGQAQCISAEQALRAVTIDAAYQLFMDDRIGSIEVGKYADFTILAINPLTVSPETLASIPVLATWVGGREVKRPS, encoded by the coding sequence GTGAGCGCTCAACTGGATCTGATATTTCATGGTGGCAACATCGTCACCATGGCCGAAGACACGTCGGCTGTGGAGGCTGTTGGGGTGGTGGCCGGCCGTATCGTCATGGTCGGTGCTCTCGATGCCATACGCCAGCACTGTGGTGCCGCGACCCGCGAAGTCGATCTCGCAGGCGCAACTTTGCTACCAGGATTCATCGAGCCGCACGGACATCCGCTGAAGACTGCGATGTATCGCGGAACGCCCGTGATCGATGCGCGACCGGAAACCACGCCAACGTATGCGGCGCTCATGGCAATGGTGCGCCGGCGCGTCGCAAAAGCGGCTCCCGGCGAGTGGCTGCATTTCTTTGGGCTGGATCCGCAGCGTCACCCGGATATGCGCGAACCCACTCTGGCGGAGCTGGATGAAATTGCGCCAGCCAATCCGCTCAGTATCCAGACATCCAACGCGCATGCGCTATTCGCAAACAGCCTCGCTTTTGGCCGGCGAGGATGGGACAAGAAGACGCCGGCACCTCCCGCCGGCATCATCTGCCTGGATGACAATGGGGAATTGACAGGCAAAGTCGAAGAACGGGCCGTCGCGATTTTCCTTGAGCCGATGTATGCCGAGCGCGGCGATGAGGGAACCTGGCAGGCTTTCGACGAATGGCTGGCCAAGCATATCAAGGCAGGCATCACCACATGCACCGAGATTGGCATGATCCCGGGCTTCGAGCCGACCTATGAGCGTTACCTCCAGATGGACGACGTCCCCATGCGCGTGGTCGGGTACGAGCAGGCCAATGTCGATGGCAAGAGCCATCTTCGCTTCGAGAAGCAGCATGCCTGGCTGAACATGGTCGGTGTGAAGTTATGGGGCGACGGGTCTCCTTTCGTTGGCAATATTGCGGTGACGCATCCCTATCTGAACAATGAAATTACCCTTAAACGAATGGGGCTGCCTGCCAACAACACGGGGCACATGAATTTCACATTGGAGGCGTTGCAGAAGTTCGTTCCAGCCTACGCGGCAGCGGGACGGCAAGTCGCAACGCACGTGCAGGGCGACAGGACGATTGATCTGATTCTGGATCTCTATGAGTCGATCCTCGATACGCTGCCCCGTCAGGACCATCGCTTCCGGCTCGAGCACTGCGCCCTGATGCGCGATGACCAGATCGAACGCGCCAAGAGGCTGGGTGTCGTGTGCAGCTTTTTCCCAGGACACCTGTACTACTGGGGTGAGCCGCTGGCCGATTATCTCTTCGGGGAAGATGTGGCAGCCCGGTACATGCCGATTGGCTCTGCCGCTGCCGCTGGTATGCGTTTTAGCCTCCACAGCGATGCACCCATGACCGACCCGAATCCTCTGCTGTGCATGCAGATTGCAACCACACGCCGCACCCACGCCGGCCGTGTACTGGGTCAAGCGCAGTGCATCAGCGCCGAGCAAGCATTGCGGGCGGTCACGATCGACGCAGCGTATCAGCTGTTCATGGATGACCGCATTGGCAGCATCGAGGTTGGAAAGTATGCCGATTTCACCATTCTGGCGATCAACCCACTGACCGTTTCACCCGAGACGCTCGCAAGCATCCCGGTGCTTGCGACCTGGGTCGGTGGACGCGAAGTCAAGAGACCCTCATAA
- a CDS encoding helix-turn-helix domain-containing protein, which yields MGKQIRTLRKLKRVTLQVLADRIGKSVGYLSEIERDIAPISISALQEIADTLGVNIGWFFQGAQPVPEGERDFVVRKGNRKRLAFTGAGVVEELLSPHLSGQLELIMTTFKAGSRTGDQDRIRRGEEAGVVLSGKLQLHFEGKTVLLEAGDSFAFYRTGPHQCMNPGDEDAVVLWVITPPSY from the coding sequence GTGGGAAAGCAGATTCGCACGTTGCGAAAGCTGAAGCGAGTCACGTTACAGGTGCTAGCCGATCGTATCGGAAAGTCGGTCGGATATCTCAGCGAGATCGAGCGGGATATCGCTCCGATCTCGATTTCTGCCCTGCAGGAAATCGCCGACACGCTGGGCGTGAATATCGGCTGGTTCTTTCAGGGAGCGCAGCCTGTTCCGGAAGGGGAGCGGGACTTTGTCGTGCGCAAGGGCAATCGCAAGCGGCTCGCTTTTACCGGTGCTGGAGTGGTGGAGGAGTTGCTATCCCCGCATCTCTCCGGGCAGTTGGAACTCATCATGACAACCTTCAAGGCTGGCAGCCGCACCGGCGATCAGGATCGGATTCGTCGTGGCGAAGAGGCTGGTGTCGTGCTGTCAGGAAAACTCCAGCTGCACTTCGAAGGAAAAACGGTTTTGTTGGAAGCCGGAGACAGCTTTGCGTTCTATCGAACGGGCCCGCACCAATGCATGAATCCTGGCGATGAGGACGCCGTTGTGTTGTGGGTCATTACGCCTCCGTCATATTAG
- a CDS encoding NAD(P)/FAD-dependent oxidoreductase, with product MTARLPSGTMSAAAYDPRYDPLTSDGPGVGRAYAPSYWVSTAGAVPEDDGVLRGEIDADVIIVGAGLTGLATAIYLASEHGIRATVVEANQVCWGCTSRNGGQVLHTAGRLSRSQWLQRWGKDIALAMHAEMDEAYAAFHNLVAKHDIQCDPQEQGHLYIAHRQRTFQELLKEADVLKKVFAYPVEMLSRGQVHRDHVADADAVGAMLEPHGVGIHPLKLAFGYLRTARALGVRVYSGSPVTAIEAGEGIHHLRTPEGRIRARAIGFATGGYTSPGLHAALRNRSFPVLSNSIVTRPLTSDEIEAAGFKTSRVMTDTRTLRYYYRKLPDQRIQIGTRGAITGADADNPKHYDSLLAGFFRKFPALTGVSVDYSWWGWVDVSHDMMPRIYRSAGHGNICYALGYGGSGVMYSTQAGRHLACLLAGKNLPALPIFNSPLPGSVLAPFRRLGQRGLYHWYRFRDEFC from the coding sequence ATGACCGCGCGTCTGCCATCCGGCACAATGAGCGCCGCAGCGTACGATCCTCGCTACGATCCCCTGACGAGTGATGGGCCGGGTGTTGGCAGGGCCTATGCGCCGTCCTACTGGGTCAGCACGGCAGGGGCCGTGCCTGAGGATGACGGTGTCCTGCGCGGCGAAATAGATGCCGACGTGATCATTGTCGGCGCCGGGTTGACGGGCTTGGCCACCGCGATCTACCTTGCCAGCGAGCATGGTATCCGGGCGACCGTTGTCGAGGCCAATCAGGTGTGCTGGGGATGCACGAGCAGAAATGGCGGGCAGGTGCTTCACACCGCTGGCCGCCTTTCTCGCAGTCAGTGGCTGCAGCGATGGGGCAAGGACATCGCCCTGGCGATGCATGCCGAGATGGATGAGGCCTATGCCGCTTTCCACAATCTGGTGGCGAAGCACGACATCCAGTGTGATCCGCAAGAACAAGGGCATCTCTACATTGCTCACCGGCAGCGGACATTTCAGGAGCTGCTCAAGGAAGCCGACGTTCTGAAGAAGGTCTTCGCCTATCCGGTCGAAATGCTGAGCCGGGGCCAGGTTCACCGCGACCATGTTGCCGACGCCGATGCCGTTGGCGCGATGCTGGAGCCGCATGGCGTTGGTATCCATCCGCTGAAGCTGGCGTTTGGCTATCTGCGCACGGCACGCGCGCTCGGTGTGCGCGTGTATTCCGGTAGCCCGGTCACCGCCATCGAGGCGGGTGAGGGTATCCATCATCTGCGCACGCCGGAAGGTCGTATCCGGGCGCGCGCCATCGGTTTTGCAACAGGAGGCTATACCTCGCCAGGGTTGCATGCCGCCTTGCGGAACCGGTCGTTTCCAGTGCTCTCGAATTCGATTGTTACGCGCCCGCTCACATCCGACGAGATTGAAGCAGCTGGTTTCAAGACATCGCGGGTCATGACGGACACACGCACGCTTCGGTACTACTACAGAAAGCTACCAGACCAACGTATCCAGATCGGCACGCGCGGCGCGATTACCGGTGCGGATGCCGACAATCCGAAACACTATGATTCGCTACTGGCAGGCTTCTTCCGAAAATTCCCGGCGCTCACCGGCGTAAGTGTGGACTACTCGTGGTGGGGGTGGGTCGATGTCAGTCATGACATGATGCCGCGGATTTATCGGAGTGCTGGTCACGGAAACATTTGCTATGCGCTGGGGTATGGCGGCAGCGGCGTGATGTATTCGACCCAGGCGGGTCGGCATCTCGCGTGTTTGCTCGCTGGCAAAAACCTGCCTGCGTTGCCAATATTCAACTCGCCGTTGCCTGGGAGTGTCCTTGCGCCGTTCAGGCGCCTGGGGCAGCGCGGTCTCTATCACTGGTATCGGTTCCGCGATGAGTTCTGCTAG
- a CDS encoding nuclear transport factor 2 family protein, which produces MTPTDKKHLAVAGAFTSAFNRHDLDAVMACMTEDCTFMSPAGTDRDGARHIGAAAVRRAIAAVFSAYPDAHWSPIRELAADNSVVTEWTFSGTARDGSRTEVNGCDILTFVNGKIAVKNAFRKQRLTS; this is translated from the coding sequence ATGACGCCGACTGACAAGAAACACCTGGCCGTCGCCGGGGCGTTTACCAGTGCTTTCAATCGCCACGATCTTGATGCGGTCATGGCTTGCATGACTGAAGACTGCACATTCATGTCCCCTGCGGGGACTGATCGGGATGGTGCCCGGCACATCGGCGCGGCGGCCGTCAGGCGTGCGATCGCCGCTGTATTCAGCGCGTATCCCGACGCCCATTGGTCCCCTATCCGCGAACTGGCTGCGGACAACAGCGTCGTCACGGAATGGACGTTCAGCGGCACCGCACGCGACGGCTCGCGCACGGAAGTGAATGGGTGCGACATCCTCACTTTTGTGAACGGCAAGATCGCTGTCAAGAACGCCTTCCGCAAGCAGCGTTTGACATCATGA
- a CDS encoding Bug family tripartite tricarboxylate transporter substrate binding protein has protein sequence MKHIKSCIRALIGAMAMTCAIASGTSAAAEFPQKGSTITLLVPYGPGGQIDVMGRAMAAYWDAKWGTRTIVLNKVGANNQIALSELLRRPADGHTIAFAQGFEAQLTYLNPEANAPYSRSNFVPVALSQRTPAGWVVRADSPYQTMTDLVKAAQAKPGTVTLGTPTSRGPAQLYIEEFDKKQKAKLNSVPFNDGPSMMNALLGGHIDIAVTNPTIALPHLKSGRIRAIMVSGNTPSKFFPSVPTAGSLGLDISSFGASTGLTLARGTPAPVVQAWSTMLKELSEDADMRAKMDAMGIQPEYAGPSDYAALWDAMQVEVTKLLMRTQGKVRPIQ, from the coding sequence ATGAAGCACATCAAATCATGTATACGCGCCCTGATCGGTGCGATGGCGATGACTTGTGCAATCGCCTCAGGCACATCCGCCGCCGCCGAATTCCCGCAGAAGGGCAGCACGATTACGCTGCTTGTGCCCTATGGCCCTGGCGGGCAGATCGATGTCATGGGCCGGGCCATGGCGGCATACTGGGATGCCAAATGGGGCACGCGCACCATCGTGCTCAACAAGGTCGGGGCGAACAACCAGATTGCGCTGTCCGAGCTGCTCAGGCGTCCTGCTGATGGCCATACCATCGCGTTCGCCCAGGGTTTCGAGGCACAACTGACCTATCTCAATCCAGAGGCCAATGCCCCCTATTCGCGCAGCAACTTCGTCCCTGTCGCACTATCCCAGCGCACGCCGGCGGGCTGGGTTGTCCGGGCCGACAGCCCATATCAGACCATGACCGACCTGGTGAAGGCTGCCCAGGCCAAGCCGGGCACCGTGACGCTCGGAACGCCGACCAGCCGCGGGCCCGCGCAGTTGTACATCGAAGAATTCGATAAAAAGCAAAAGGCAAAGCTCAACAGTGTCCCGTTCAACGATGGGCCGTCCATGATGAACGCACTGCTTGGGGGACATATCGACATCGCCGTCACCAATCCGACGATTGCGCTTCCCCATCTCAAATCCGGGCGCATTCGGGCAATCATGGTCAGCGGCAACACTCCTTCCAAATTCTTTCCGAGCGTGCCGACGGCGGGATCACTGGGTCTCGACATTTCGAGCTTCGGTGCGAGTACCGGGCTAACGCTTGCTCGCGGCACCCCCGCACCCGTTGTCCAGGCGTGGTCAACCATGCTCAAGGAGCTTTCGGAAGACGCCGACATGCGCGCAAAGATGGATGCCATGGGCATTCAACCGGAGTACGCCGGCCCCTCGGATTACGCGGCGTTGTGGGATGCGATGCAGGTTGAGGTGACCAAGTTGCTGATGCGCACGCAGGGCAAGGTCCGACCGATCCAGTAA
- a CDS encoding amidohydrolase, giving the protein MLRIILARHIHTMDESLPHATAVGIIDDRIVAVGDLASMEPWRAGRDVVVDESLRDKVLLPGFIDNHVHPFLGALLTPMEIIAPEAWRMEGGEIAPAANTPEQYLERLNARLAARTDHSEIFISFGYQPARHGRWNRPELDALCPDRPVILWQRSFHETYMNTAAINHLGLDEEPVASHPQVDLANGHFFETGNKLVVARLLPMMLRPEWYHRGLNTTATLMQQGGITTAGDMLFGCIDPEYELAALDACIEQKNRPLRIVNIADARGFSNRAVGRKTMGPPDECPPFEAGLAMIEAIRSRESRRVRFSKAVKLFADGAMFSQLMQMNPPGYIDGHHGEWLMSPAVLAEGVRIFWDAGYQMHVHVNGDGGMDAVISALSAAQERKPRFDHRFTVHHVGFHTNAQSRQLAALGAHASVNSYYIHALADDYGLLGLGRERADQIVRAGSMVRNGLRVSFHSDFMMAPMEPLLLAWCAATRTTRSGRQVAPEEMLNLDQALRGITIDAAFALRMDHEIGSISAGKKADFAILEDDPFEFGVERLKDVRIAGTIFEGEFHLLGQPVASVLAGDATMLMATRQHPRSPSSEYRMIPSALCCGPDGDPCVFLRYLASAGLMRSHG; this is encoded by the coding sequence ATGCTGCGCATCATTCTTGCCAGGCACATCCACACCATGGATGAATCTCTGCCGCATGCGACAGCGGTTGGCATCATTGACGATCGCATCGTCGCCGTTGGAGACCTGGCATCCATGGAGCCGTGGCGCGCAGGGCGGGATGTTGTCGTCGATGAAAGTTTGCGCGACAAGGTATTGCTGCCGGGCTTCATCGACAACCATGTGCACCCGTTTCTCGGCGCACTGCTCACGCCAATGGAAATCATCGCGCCAGAAGCCTGGCGCATGGAAGGTGGTGAGATCGCGCCAGCGGCAAATACGCCCGAACAGTATCTCGAGCGGCTCAACGCCCGGCTCGCAGCGCGTACCGACCATAGCGAAATTTTTATTTCCTTCGGTTACCAGCCTGCCCGGCACGGCCGCTGGAATCGCCCTGAGCTGGATGCATTGTGCCCGGACAGGCCTGTCATTCTCTGGCAACGGTCGTTTCACGAGACGTACATGAACACCGCTGCCATCAATCATCTCGGCCTCGACGAAGAACCGGTGGCATCGCACCCCCAGGTCGACCTCGCCAATGGTCATTTCTTCGAAACCGGCAACAAGCTGGTCGTCGCCAGGCTCCTGCCCATGATGCTGCGCCCCGAGTGGTATCACCGCGGGCTCAATACCACGGCGACACTGATGCAACAGGGCGGTATCACGACCGCCGGCGACATGCTGTTTGGCTGCATCGACCCGGAGTATGAGCTTGCCGCGCTGGACGCGTGCATCGAACAGAAGAATCGTCCGCTCCGCATCGTCAATATTGCAGATGCACGCGGCTTTTCAAATCGAGCCGTGGGCCGCAAGACCATGGGGCCACCAGATGAATGCCCACCGTTCGAAGCGGGCCTTGCGATGATCGAGGCCATCCGGTCCCGGGAAAGCCGTCGCGTGCGCTTCTCGAAGGCCGTCAAGCTGTTTGCGGATGGCGCAATGTTCTCGCAGCTGATGCAGATGAATCCGCCCGGCTACATCGATGGGCACCACGGTGAATGGCTGATGAGCCCCGCTGTTCTCGCTGAAGGCGTGCGCATCTTCTGGGATGCAGGCTATCAGATGCACGTGCATGTCAACGGAGATGGCGGCATGGATGCTGTCATCTCGGCGCTTTCCGCCGCGCAGGAGCGCAAGCCGCGCTTTGATCATCGATTCACCGTGCACCACGTTGGTTTTCATACCAATGCACAATCGCGTCAATTGGCGGCATTGGGCGCACATGCCTCGGTCAACTCGTACTACATTCACGCACTGGCCGATGACTACGGCCTGCTTGGACTTGGCCGCGAACGGGCTGACCAGATCGTACGGGCCGGCTCGATGGTACGTAATGGCCTGCGCGTTTCGTTCCACTCGGATTTCATGATGGCACCCATGGAACCGCTTCTGCTCGCGTGGTGCGCCGCGACGCGTACCACGCGGTCCGGACGCCAGGTGGCACCAGAAGAAATGTTGAACCTCGACCAGGCCCTGCGTGGCATCACGATCGATGCCGCATTTGCACTCCGGATGGACCATGAAATCGGCTCCATCTCCGCCGGCAAGAAAGCCGACTTCGCCATCCTTGAAGATGACCCGTTCGAGTTTGGCGTGGAGCGGCTGAAGGACGTCCGTATCGCAGGCACGATATTCGAAGGAGAGTTCCATCTCCTCGGCCAACCCGTCGCCAGCGTTCTGGCCGGAGATGCCACCATGCTGATGGCTACGCGACAACATCCCAGGTCCCCATCCAGCGAATATCGGATGATCCCATCTGCATTGTGCTGCGGTCCAGATGGAGATCCTTGCGTATTCTTGCGCTACCTAGCCAGCGCCGGATTGATGAGATCGCATGGCTAG
- the ybgF gene encoding tol-pal system protein YbgF: MKVRVSTLLWLAAMASGGMLPPTQAHAGVFDDEQARKTVINLRDQFNSFQATATQRIEQNSRTTLDLQNQLEGLRQEVARLRGQNEVLQNTVATLQKQQKDYYADLDARLKKFEPQHASVEDHQSQPGEKPEYDAALKHFQAGDFESAGNSFSSFIKKYPQSPYLPLAQYWLGNSLYAQRDYKGSTWVLQKMIHANPTHPKVPDAMIAVANNQLESDQKAAARKTLEQVVAKYPGTEGARAANNRLKTLK, translated from the coding sequence ATGAAAGTACGCGTTTCCACCCTATTGTGGCTCGCCGCCATGGCGAGCGGCGGCATGCTGCCACCCACGCAGGCACACGCCGGCGTGTTCGACGATGAGCAGGCGCGCAAAACGGTCATCAACCTGCGCGACCAGTTCAACAGCTTCCAGGCGACGGCGACCCAGCGCATTGAGCAGAACAGCCGCACCACACTCGACCTGCAGAACCAGCTCGAAGGACTACGCCAGGAAGTCGCGCGACTACGCGGCCAGAACGAAGTGCTGCAGAACACGGTGGCGACGCTGCAGAAGCAGCAGAAGGACTACTACGCCGACCTGGATGCGCGCCTGAAGAAGTTCGAGCCGCAGCACGCTTCGGTCGAAGACCACCAGTCGCAGCCCGGCGAGAAGCCCGAATACGACGCCGCGCTCAAGCATTTTCAGGCGGGCGATTTCGAGAGCGCCGGGAATTCGTTTTCGTCGTTTATCAAGAAATATCCGCAGAGCCCCTACCTGCCGCTGGCGCAGTACTGGCTCGGCAACTCGCTCTACGCGCAGCGCGACTACAAGGGGTCCACCTGGGTGCTGCAGAAAATGATCCATGCCAACCCGACGCATCCCAAGGTGCCGGACGCCATGATCGCGGTGGCCAATAATCAGCTCGAATCCGACCAGAAGGCGGCTGCACGCAAAACGCTGGAACAAGTGGTGGCCAAGTATCCCGGTACCGAAGGCGCGCGTGCGGCGAACAACCGATTGAAGACGCTGAAGTAA
- a CDS encoding H-NS histone family protein: MTAKTERADAIRWIQTQMDDYGLTLEELDAAACFAPPPPAPQAPVVCYRNAEGLTWDGQGEMPSWLKRAVNAGQSVEFFRIG, translated from the coding sequence ATGACAGCAAAAACTGAGCGGGCGGACGCGATCCGCTGGATCCAGACGCAGATGGACGACTATGGGCTCACCCTCGAAGAGCTCGACGCGGCGGCGTGCTTCGCGCCGCCACCGCCCGCACCACAGGCGCCGGTGGTTTGCTACCGCAACGCGGAAGGGCTCACCTGGGACGGGCAGGGCGAGATGCCCTCGTGGCTCAAGCGCGCGGTCAATGCGGGGCAGAGCGTTGAGTTTTTCCGGATTGGATAG
- a CDS encoding H-NS histone family protein, giving the protein MKENELTPKQVVEAVVASHATDGLGQMELPIAEAMRDADPVMGEASDAGVGSVSVDTQTRRLDFWSTSRDSGPTATVSYRRRRPYTAPDASTEDVAPEASMEAAASEALTESDAPEAPIEAMTSEATTEAVAEAPVEVLATDEPTEAAAQDELTETAAPVAPHYAPAPEAAPEETRAPRRGRKPKALTDTAAAEAAPEETRAPKRGRKPKALTETAAPEAAPEERRTPKRGRKPKILAEVAAPEVTTQETPTRKRGPKQITLPGVEAAPEAPTQKTRTRKPRQEQKAPTATQSPSQSSLLAQLASVNAQLEQLRAEVPKVVEEIRQWMQEYDLSIEEIAGKPSVEPAARAVPTKTKAAPPPRYRNPKTGQTWSGRGRAPAWIGKKPERFLIDLLY; this is encoded by the coding sequence ATGAAGGAGAACGAATTGACCCCGAAGCAAGTGGTGGAAGCCGTTGTCGCGAGCCATGCGACGGACGGACTTGGTCAGATGGAGCTTCCCATCGCTGAGGCGATGCGCGACGCGGATCCCGTCATGGGTGAAGCCAGTGATGCAGGCGTCGGTAGTGTCAGCGTTGACACTCAGACCCGACGCTTGGACTTCTGGTCCACAAGCCGGGATAGCGGCCCGACGGCGACGGTGTCATATCGGCGCCGGCGGCCTTACACAGCCCCGGACGCTTCAACGGAAGACGTGGCACCGGAAGCATCGATGGAAGCCGCCGCCTCGGAAGCGTTGACTGAATCTGACGCGCCGGAAGCGCCCATTGAAGCCATGACCTCGGAAGCGACCACTGAAGCCGTGGCCGAAGCTCCGGTTGAAGTCCTGGCCACGGACGAACCGACGGAAGCTGCCGCCCAGGACGAACTGACCGAAACGGCCGCCCCGGTAGCACCGCATTACGCCCCAGCTCCGGAAGCAGCGCCTGAAGAGACGCGGGCCCCGAGGCGCGGTCGGAAGCCGAAAGCGCTCACCGATACTGCCGCTGCGGAAGCAGCGCCGGAAGAGACGCGGGCTCCGAAGCGCGGTCGGAAGCCGAAAGCGCTCACCGAAACTGCCGCTCCGGAAGCTGCGCCGGAAGAGAGGCGGACCCCAAAGCGCGGTCGGAAGCCGAAAATCCTGGCTGAAGTTGCCGCTCCGGAAGTCACGACCCAAGAGACCCCAACCCGGAAGCGCGGACCGAAGCAGATAACACTGCCTGGAGTGGAGGCTGCCCCGGAAGCGCCGACTCAGAAGACGCGAACCCGGAAGCCGCGACAGGAGCAAAAAGCGCCTACCGCAACCCAAAGCCCGTCCCAATCCTCACTGCTCGCTCAACTGGCATCTGTCAATGCGCAACTTGAGCAGTTGCGAGCCGAAGTGCCAAAGGTCGTGGAGGAGATTCGGCAGTGGATGCAGGAGTACGACCTCAGCATTGAGGAGATTGCGGGCAAGCCCAGTGTTGAGCCCGCTGCCCGCGCTGTTCCGACCAAGACGAAGGCCGCGCCGCCTCCGAGGTACCGCAACCCCAAGACGGGCCAGACCTGGTCGGGGCGCGGTCGGGCACCCGCGTGGATTGGCAAGAAGCCCGAGCGTTTCCTCATCGATCTCTTGTACTGA
- a CDS encoding DUF6429 family protein, with protein MDINTDAVDEVVLALLYLNLCGENRAWKSFDWDALNRLHDKGLIGDPVNRAKSVWLTDEGLGEAERMFTKYFVRAGD; from the coding sequence ATGGACATCAATACCGACGCAGTCGACGAGGTCGTCCTCGCGCTGCTCTACCTCAATTTATGCGGCGAGAATCGCGCCTGGAAAAGTTTTGACTGGGACGCGCTGAATCGCTTGCACGACAAAGGGCTCATCGGGGATCCGGTGAACCGGGCGAAGTCGGTGTGGCTAACCGACGAGGGCCTCGGCGAGGCCGAGCGGATGTTCACGAAATACTTCGTCCGCGCTGGCGACTAG